DNA from Daucus carota subsp. sativus chromosome 1, DH1 v3.0, whole genome shotgun sequence:
AATATAGATTCATATACGTACAACTATATGTATAAATGTCTGTTTTTCTGGTATGCATTTATATATTCAGGGTTAAGGGGATGGTATTAAAAGGGTTGTAACCTAATTCAACAAATATGATGCTgattatttttccaaaaaaatcgctactttttttcttataaatttgTACTCGAGGGAGCTGAGGTTACAAAAAAGAGTCATAGAGTCAGGAATCGTGCCTTGTATATAGGTATGTTCTTCTctcaatttttcctttttttctcCCTTGATGGGAGAGGTGCAGATCGCTGAAGACCTGATGCTGGTCAATCACATCAAAGataattttttggattttcaaGCTTCTTTATCAGGACATTGTAGTAATATAGACAGTTCGTCATGCCTGGTAACACTCTTTTTCTCACTCACTCCCTCTCTTTCACAGGCAAACTAAAGCCTTTTATCTTGCACGCAACACCTGCACCTTTCCATAAACATTTCATTCTATGGAAGCATCATATGTTTCTTTTCTTCTGTTCAGTCAAGCATATCCTCTAGAACTTCAGTGTCGCGAAATTATCGTCATCTAATGAGCAATGCTGACAAAATTGTGAAAAACGATAAAGGAAATATGTGGTGTCCTGTGGTTGCATCTCTTGAAAGGCCTCCTCAACGTTCTTATACTGTTCCAGCAGCTGAAGTTTATTCCAGGAAGATGGTGTCGACTGTCAACAATGACGAGCCTGAATATACAGTTTCGGGTGTTGGTGAGAGTTCATCAGTACTTCCAATTGCATCCATGGATAGGCAAACACAAGTAGATGGACAGTTGACAAGTGAGAAGAAGTCTGATGGACACACTACTGGCATTAGGGGTGTGGGAGTGGTATCTAAATCTGAAGACAATGATACTCCATCTCTATCTAATAACTGTAATAACAAATGTAATTTCTATAATACTGCACTTGCTACTGGTAATAATGGGGCAAGCATGTCATGCCTGCCTTCAGCTTTCCAAGACACTGGAACAGGCAATTATTGTGGGTCATTCGGTGCACATGATTTTTCACAAGAGTCTCGAGCATCTTCAGTAAAGACATCAGAGTTGAAGGCAAAAACTAATCATATGGACACTTGTAAGACGTGTTTTCAGTTTACTGCTGGCTGTGAGTTGTTTGAAGCACTAGGGCCATCGTTTAAGAAACAATATACTGATCTTGAATGGGAGACGGATAAGACTGAAAATGGAGCACTTGTTCAGATATCTGAAGGAAGAACGAGCAGCGGTAACCTTTTGATGATAAACAATGGTACAGAGCATCTTCTAGAAGCAGTGGTGGCCAATGTTTGCCAAAGTGTCTCAGACGTTAAATGTGTAAATCCCAAGTTGGGTACAGCGGAGTCACTATTGACGATTGATAAATTATTGGAGCCTTGCAGTAGTGATAACCATACTATTGGTTCAGCAAATTACTCATATGATCGATCTTCACTTGTTGAAGATTGCTTGGCCTTCTCTGAGGTATATGGTGACAAGTCATCAAAAGGAATCTCATCGGCTAGTCCTAGTGCATGTAGCGAACAGTTAGAGAGGCCTCAAGAACTTACAAAGATGAACAAAAAGAGGGCTAGACCTGGAGAAAATTGCAGGCCTAGGCCAAGGGACAGACAATTAATCCAAGATCGCATTAAGGAGCTTCGTGAACTTGTACCAAATGGGTCAAAGGTAGTTTCCTTGAGCCATTTACctgttatataattttttgtttagtgTTTTACTATGTGCTAATATGCTTAATGAATACAGTGCAGTATTGATTCTCTTCTGGAGCGAACTATTAAGCACATGCTCTTTTTGCAATGTACCACCAAGCATGCTGACAAGCTACAGAAATGTGCTGAATCAAAAGTAAGCTTATGAAATTTCTTGACTCATCTTTTCTTTCTTCATGTGTAAACACTTATTGACCACCATTCCTCGGCAATGCTCGCAATCATTCTATAAATGTGCAAGCACACAGTTTGTAaaaccattttctttcatgattACCTCGTCCTTTGTAAAACAGAGAACAGAGTAACCTATTTCTATTATGGTCTAGTATTTATTTGCTTATGCTTTTGCAGTTGATTGACAAGGAAACTGGTGTACATGTCTCCTCTAACAATGAGCTGGGTTCAAGTTGGGCAATGGAAGTAGAAAGTCACTTGAGAGTTTTTC
Protein-coding regions in this window:
- the LOC108204990 gene encoding transcription factor bHLH155 isoform X2, yielding MGSQLRQALKSLCFDTCWNYAVFWKFEHQAQMVLTWEDGYYENHEQPDASKKLAGYSYDGQSSRDSLGLAVAKMSLHVYSLGEGIVGKVAITGKHMWISTDKHVLDSCSLLEYSDGLLPQFSSGIRIAEDLMLVNHIKDNFLDFQASLSGHCSNIDSSSCLSSISSRTSVSRNYRHLMSNADKIVKNDKGNMWCPVVASLERPPQRSYTVPAAEVYSRKMVSTVNNDEPEYTVSGVGESSSVLPIASMDRQTQVDGQLTSEKKSDGHTTGIRGVGVVSKSEDNDTPSLSNNCNNKCNFYNTALATGNNGASMSCLPSAFQDTGTGNYCGSFGAHDFSQESRASSVKTSELKAKTNHMDTCKTCFQFTAGCELFEALGPSFKKQYTDLEWETDKTENGALVQISEGRTSSGNLLMINNGTEHLLEAVVANVCQSVSDVKCVNPKLGTAESLLTIDKLLEPCSSDNHTIGSANYSYDRSSLVEDCLAFSEVYGDKSSKGISSASPSACSEQLERPQELTKMNKKRARPGENCRPRPRDRQLIQDRIKELRELVPNGSKCSIDSLLERTIKHMLFLQCTTKHADKLQKCAESKLIDKETGVHVSSNNELGSSWAMEVESHLRVFPIMIENMNLSGQMLIEMLCENCSRFFEIAEAIRSLGMTILKGSTEACGGKIWICFVAEGLNNRNVHRMDILWSLVQILQPKTDV
- the LOC108204990 gene encoding transcription factor bHLH155 isoform X1: MGSQLRQALKSLCFDTCWNYAVFWKFEHQAQMVLTWEDGYYENHEQPDASKKLAGYSYDGQSSRDSLGLAVAKMSLHVYSLGEGIVGKVAITGKHMWISTDKHVLDSCSLLEYSDGLLPQFSSGIRTIAVVPVVPHGVVQLGSLDIIAEDLMLVNHIKDNFLDFQASLSGHCSNIDSSSCLSSISSRTSVSRNYRHLMSNADKIVKNDKGNMWCPVVASLERPPQRSYTVPAAEVYSRKMVSTVNNDEPEYTVSGVGESSSVLPIASMDRQTQVDGQLTSEKKSDGHTTGIRGVGVVSKSEDNDTPSLSNNCNNKCNFYNTALATGNNGASMSCLPSAFQDTGTGNYCGSFGAHDFSQESRASSVKTSELKAKTNHMDTCKTCFQFTAGCELFEALGPSFKKQYTDLEWETDKTENGALVQISEGRTSSGNLLMINNGTEHLLEAVVANVCQSVSDVKCVNPKLGTAESLLTIDKLLEPCSSDNHTIGSANYSYDRSSLVEDCLAFSEVYGDKSSKGISSASPSACSEQLERPQELTKMNKKRARPGENCRPRPRDRQLIQDRIKELRELVPNGSKCSIDSLLERTIKHMLFLQCTTKHADKLQKCAESKLIDKETGVHVSSNNELGSSWAMEVESHLRVFPIMIENMNLSGQMLIEMLCENCSRFFEIAEAIRSLGMTILKGSTEACGGKIWICFVAEGLNNRNVHRMDILWSLVQILQPKTDV